Proteins encoded in a region of the Brevefilum fermentans genome:
- a CDS encoding metal-sensing transcriptional repressor codes for MNNRSDNRGTSPHPDHDHAQHAYVHSQAEKKAVINRLSKAVGHIEAIKRMVENDADCSQILIQLAAVKAAINNTGNLVLKNHISHCIVQAAKEGDEKAISDLNTAIDRFIK; via the coding sequence ATGAACAATCGCTCTGATAATCGAGGAACAAGCCCACACCCGGATCACGATCATGCGCAGCATGCCTATGTTCACAGCCAGGCTGAAAAAAAGGCGGTGATCAATCGTCTTTCGAAGGCTGTGGGTCACATTGAGGCCATCAAGCGCATGGTCGAAAACGATGCCGATTGCAGCCAGATCCTGATCCAGCTTGCTGCGGTGAAAGCGGCGATCAATAACACTGGAAACCTGGTGTTGAAGAATCACATCAGTCATTGCATTGTTCAGGCAGCCAAAGAGGGGGATGAGAAGGCGATCAGCGACCTGAACACCGCCATTGATCGGTTTATAAAATAA
- a CDS encoding energy-coupling factor transporter ATPase → MAIIEATDLVHSYEYEGSHNRSIDGITLHIEQGEWLVILGKNGSGKTTFAKHINALLPVQGGELSVAGLDARDPANIWEIRRHCGMVFQDPNNQFVSSVIEEDIAFGLENYDTPEGEIPARVERALAIVGMDGFEKKSPHMLSGGQKQRIAIAGVLAIDPQIILFDEATSMLDPEGRQEVLSTIHKLHAEEGKTIVMITHLVEEATLADRVAVFSQGRLIGAGSPREVLSDLDLLHNAGLTPPLPVKAYYDLQKEGVTLPCCPLTHHELVEVLCPSK, encoded by the coding sequence ATGGCAATTATTGAAGCCACCGATCTGGTGCACTCATACGAATACGAAGGGAGTCACAATCGCTCCATCGACGGGATTACCCTCCATATTGAACAGGGAGAGTGGCTCGTTATTCTGGGCAAAAACGGGAGCGGCAAAACCACCTTCGCCAAGCATATCAACGCCTTGCTGCCCGTCCAGGGTGGGGAACTGAGTGTTGCCGGGCTGGATGCGCGCGATCCAGCCAATATCTGGGAAATCCGCAGGCACTGCGGCATGGTGTTCCAGGATCCCAACAACCAGTTCGTTTCATCAGTGATCGAGGAAGATATCGCCTTTGGGCTGGAGAACTACGACACGCCCGAAGGTGAAATCCCCGCGCGGGTTGAACGTGCGCTGGCGATTGTGGGCATGGACGGCTTCGAAAAGAAGTCCCCGCACATGCTTTCCGGCGGTCAGAAACAGCGCATCGCGATCGCCGGCGTTCTGGCTATCGACCCGCAGATCATCCTGTTCGACGAAGCGACCAGCATGCTCGACCCGGAGGGTCGGCAGGAAGTTCTCTCCACCATCCACAAACTGCATGCAGAAGAAGGCAAGACGATCGTGATGATCACCCACCTTGTGGAAGAAGCAACACTGGCTGATCGCGTCGCTGTTTTCAGCCAGGGAAGGCTGATCGGCGCCGGCAGTCCAAGGGAAGTCCTCAGTGACCTGGATTTATTGCATAACGCCGGTTTAACCCCGCCCCTACCGGTCAAAGCCTATTATGACCTGCAAAAAGAGGGCGTGACGCTGCCGTGCTGCCCGCTAACCCATCATGAACTGGTTGAGGTTCTATGCCCATCGAAATAA
- a CDS encoding DNA-3-methyladenine glycosylase family protein has translation MEERRLILNPVPPFRLDHTVWALRRRPDNIVDRWDGETYRRVLIDNAGTPFEIEVRMLGEVDTPQLHVSIHSHKASSEIERQVTTTVERVLGINLRLDDFYRLADQDDDLKPLVDRFRGFKPTRYPTYFETLVNAIACQQLTLTMGIRILNEMVKTYGVEFQNNDGTYHAFPRPQDLADADIEDLRRMKFSYQKARYITGIARSIVDGELDLETIRLLDDRSAVERLCELKGVGRWTAEYFLLRGLGRTHIFPGDDVGGRNNLQRWLGLPEKLDHDGAHQVLEPWKDYGGLIYFHLLMKGIDDKSLRITSKEER, from the coding sequence ATGGAAGAACGTCGATTAATCTTAAATCCTGTTCCGCCCTTCAGACTGGATCACACCGTTTGGGCGCTGCGCCGGCGACCGGATAACATTGTCGATCGCTGGGATGGCGAAACCTACCGGCGCGTGTTGATCGACAATGCGGGAACGCCGTTTGAAATCGAGGTGAGGATGTTAGGCGAGGTGGACACACCGCAACTCCATGTTTCCATTCACAGCCACAAGGCGAGCAGCGAAATAGAACGCCAGGTTACCACAACTGTGGAGCGAGTGCTGGGGATTAATTTGCGCCTGGATGATTTTTACCGCCTGGCTGATCAGGACGACGATTTAAAACCACTCGTTGATCGGTTTCGCGGCTTCAAACCAACACGTTACCCAACCTATTTTGAGACTCTGGTGAATGCTATTGCCTGCCAGCAGTTGACATTGACCATGGGAATCCGGATATTGAACGAAATGGTGAAAACTTACGGTGTTGAATTTCAAAACAATGATGGGACTTATCATGCCTTCCCGCGCCCTCAAGACCTGGCAGACGCCGACATCGAAGATTTGCGCAGGATGAAGTTCAGTTACCAGAAAGCCCGATATATTACTGGAATTGCGCGATCAATTGTTGATGGTGAACTCGACTTGGAAACGATTCGTTTGCTGGATGACCGCAGTGCAGTGGAACGATTATGTGAATTGAAAGGCGTCGGACGCTGGACAGCGGAATATTTTCTTCTGCGAGGACTTGGGCGAACGCACATTTTCCCGGGTGATGATGTGGGTGGACGTAATAATTTACAGCGCTGGTTGGGTTTGCCAGAAAAGTTGGATCACGATGGGGCTCATCAAGTTTTGGAGCCCTGGAAAGACTATGGCGGTTTGATATATTTTCATCTGTTGATGAAAGGTATTGATGATAAATCTTTAAGGATTACCTCGAAGGAGGAAAGATGA
- the xseB gene encoding exodeoxyribonuclease VII small subunit, which produces MTDNPSEDIQAMDFETAFNALQENVSKLEGEDLPLEQALALFECGQALVKRCAALLEEAELKVRTLTVDSEEATEA; this is translated from the coding sequence ATGACCGATAACCCATCTGAAGATATCCAGGCAATGGATTTTGAAACCGCCTTTAATGCCCTGCAGGAAAATGTGAGCAAACTTGAAGGGGAAGACCTACCCCTCGAACAAGCCCTGGCTTTGTTTGAGTGCGGACAGGCTCTGGTCAAACGCTGCGCTGCTTTGTTGGAAGAAGCCGAGCTTAAAGTCCGCACCTTAACTGTGGATTCTGAAGAAGCCACAGAAGCATAA
- a CDS encoding class I SAM-dependent methyltransferase, whose translation MNQQEIIKFFDRRAPDWDAEMIRDDAVIDAILDNAGVKAGDDVLDVACGTGVLIPDYLQRGVSRITAVDISPEMIAHARRKFSQPNVHLICADVETFAFESAFDRIIVYNAFPHFFQPARLIEKLAGDLKPGGVLTVAHGMSRASIDQHHQSTASSVSIGLMHEDQLETLFGQYLTVTVKISNERMYQVAGTKAKF comes from the coding sequence ATGAATCAGCAGGAGATCATCAAATTTTTTGATCGCCGTGCACCGGATTGGGATGCAGAAATGATTCGCGACGATGCGGTGATTGATGCTATCCTCGATAACGCCGGTGTGAAAGCTGGCGATGATGTGCTGGATGTCGCCTGCGGTACGGGTGTATTGATCCCGGATTACCTGCAGCGCGGCGTGTCACGGATCACGGCAGTGGATATTTCACCGGAGATGATCGCACACGCCCGCCGGAAGTTTTCCCAGCCCAATGTTCACCTGATCTGCGCCGATGTTGAAACCTTTGCGTTTGAGTCAGCCTTTGACCGCATCATCGTGTATAACGCTTTTCCGCATTTTTTCCAACCCGCCAGATTGATCGAAAAGCTGGCGGGTGACCTTAAACCCGGTGGCGTGTTGACAGTCGCCCACGGCATGAGCCGCGCCAGCATCGATCAGCATCACCAAAGCACCGCCAGCAGCGTATCCATTGGATTGATGCATGAAGATCAGCTTGAAACTTTATTTGGGCAATATCTGACCGTGACGGTGAAGATCTCAAACGAGCGGATGTACCAGGTCGCCGGGACAAAAGCTAAATTTTAA
- a CDS encoding DUF488 domain-containing protein, which translates to MIKLKRVYEEADESDGVRFLVERLWPRGMKKESLKMDAWLKDVAPSTELRKWFGHDPEKWPQFEERYRAELQGNPAGWEPILKAAKNADVTLLYSTHDTEHNNAIVLKHFLEEHLG; encoded by the coding sequence ATGATCAAATTAAAACGTGTTTATGAAGAGGCTGACGAAAGTGATGGGGTGCGCTTTCTGGTTGAACGTTTGTGGCCGCGCGGGATGAAAAAAGAATCTCTAAAAATGGATGCCTGGTTGAAAGATGTGGCACCCAGCACTGAACTGCGTAAATGGTTTGGGCATGATCCGGAAAAGTGGCCGCAATTCGAAGAACGCTATCGGGCTGAGTTACAGGGCAACCCAGCGGGGTGGGAGCCAATATTGAAAGCAGCCAAAAATGCAGACGTGACCTTGCTTTATAGCACACATGATACTGAACATAATAATGCCATTGTTTTAAAACACTTCCTGGAAGAGCACCTGGGTTAG
- a CDS encoding carboxymuconolactone decarboxylase family protein — MKPRLSYPKTSPEGVEILGKLEAYIKQSGLEPELVELVKLRASQINGCAFCIDMHTKDARSQGESEQRLYGLSAWREAPFYTPRERAALEWAEHVTLINQNHVPDAVYAQAREHFSEKELVDLTLAVIAINSWNRLAISFHTLAGSYQPNHPVAKKNTLEK; from the coding sequence ATGAAACCACGGCTGAGTTATCCCAAAACCTCCCCCGAAGGCGTTGAAATCTTAGGCAAGCTGGAAGCTTACATCAAACAGTCCGGACTTGAACCCGAGCTGGTGGAACTGGTCAAATTGCGTGCCTCGCAGATCAACGGCTGCGCCTTTTGTATTGATATGCATACAAAGGACGCCCGCAGCCAGGGCGAAAGTGAGCAACGGTTGTATGGGCTGAGTGCCTGGCGGGAAGCACCGTTTTACACACCGCGTGAACGGGCTGCGCTTGAGTGGGCAGAACATGTTACATTAATCAACCAGAACCATGTGCCCGACGCGGTCTATGCCCAAGCCAGGGAGCATTTCTCAGAGAAGGAGCTGGTCGATTTAACCTTGGCAGTTATCGCTATCAATTCTTGGAACCGGCTGGCGATCAGTTTTCACACGCTGGCGGGATCTTACCAGCCGAACCATCCCGTGGCGAAAAAGAATACCCTGGAAAAATGA
- a CDS encoding energy-coupling factor transporter transmembrane component T family protein gives MNRLPTGMYLPGDSLIHKLDPRVKLLGLFISVIAIILVRSLIGYGIILVFLALTVALSGISIKIALNSVQKLSWFFLVIFLMNTFFYSPENAWFSWWIFKPSPAGLMQGIDVVLRVIFALVASNVITSSTAPMEITNALEALISPFKLIGVPAEQIAMILSIAIQFIPTFSEETEMIRKAQTARGARFDSKKLTEKAAAVLPLVVPIFLSAFKRADELSIAMEARGYRSASGRTRKKFAPLQAVDYFALLIVIAICIFQMIIR, from the coding sequence ATGAACCGTCTTCCAACCGGTATGTACCTGCCAGGCGATTCACTGATTCACAAGTTAGACCCACGCGTCAAGCTGCTGGGGCTGTTTATCTCAGTTATCGCCATCATCCTCGTCAGGTCGCTGATCGGTTACGGGATCATCCTGGTTTTTCTGGCTCTCACTGTAGCACTATCCGGCATTTCAATCAAAATTGCCCTCAATTCGGTTCAAAAACTATCCTGGTTCTTTTTGGTCATTTTCTTGATGAACACCTTTTTCTACAGCCCGGAAAATGCCTGGTTCTCCTGGTGGATCTTCAAACCCTCTCCCGCTGGTTTGATGCAGGGCATCGACGTTGTGTTGCGCGTTATTTTTGCACTGGTTGCCAGCAATGTCATTACCAGCTCCACAGCGCCGATGGAGATCACCAACGCACTCGAAGCCCTTATCTCCCCATTTAAGCTGATTGGCGTCCCTGCCGAGCAAATTGCCATGATCTTGTCGATTGCGATCCAATTTATTCCAACCTTTTCTGAAGAGACGGAGATGATCCGCAAAGCACAGACAGCCAGGGGTGCAAGGTTTGACAGCAAAAAATTGACCGAAAAAGCCGCTGCAGTGCTGCCACTGGTCGTTCCGATCTTTTTATCTGCGTTCAAACGTGCTGACGAGCTTTCCATAGCCATGGAAGCCCGCGGCTACCGTTCTGCATCCGGCCGTACCAGGAAAAAATTCGCCCCCCTGCAGGCAGTGGATTATTTCGCCCTGTTGATTGTGATTGCGATCTGTATATTTCAAATGATCATCAGGTAG
- a CDS encoding ECF transporter S component produces MKEMSVVKKSIITAVCLALCVVLPQAFHAVPNAGSVYLPMHIPVLLCGLICGWPFGLLCGLAGPALSTLFTGMPPVAILPVMMIELAVYGLVSGLMMTLIRTKKIYLDLYISLIIAMLTGRIVAGLARAFIFARGATTMATWVASYFVTSLPGIIIQLVLIPTIVFALMNARLIPRRYPKSA; encoded by the coding sequence ATGAAAGAAATGTCCGTTGTTAAAAAATCGATTATCACCGCGGTTTGCCTGGCGCTGTGCGTGGTTCTACCGCAGGCGTTTCATGCCGTCCCCAATGCCGGTTCGGTGTATCTGCCAATGCACATCCCGGTCCTCCTGTGCGGCCTGATTTGTGGCTGGCCCTTTGGATTGTTGTGCGGACTGGCGGGTCCTGCCCTGTCTACGCTGTTTACCGGTATGCCCCCGGTTGCGATTTTACCTGTTATGATGATCGAGCTGGCTGTTTACGGGTTGGTGAGCGGTTTGATGATGACCTTGATCCGCACCAAGAAAATCTACCTCGATTTGTACATCAGCTTGATCATCGCCATGCTAACCGGGCGGATTGTCGCAGGCCTGGCGAGGGCTTTCATCTTTGCGCGTGGAGCCACCACCATGGCCACCTGGGTTGCCAGCTATTTTGTCACCAGCCTGCCGGGCATCATCATCCAGCTTGTGCTGATCCCGACGATTGTCTTTGCACTGATGAACGCCAGGCTGATCCCCCGGCGTTATCCAAAATCAGCATAA
- a CDS encoding divergent PAP2 family protein, with protein MPLSGLLHNPVFIATLVTSFVAQVLKLPLSYLQTREWNFSLLFSTGGMPSSHSAVVTAAAAGVGYYTGFNTPLFGLAFAIAVVVIYDATNIRRQAGFHAQQINRIIKEMFGGEKAPVEEFKELREVLGHSPIEALGGVILGILVNLVFWQLWP; from the coding sequence ATGCCACTATCCGGTCTGCTTCACAACCCGGTCTTCATTGCCACCCTGGTGACTTCATTTGTGGCCCAGGTTCTCAAACTGCCCCTCAGCTACCTGCAAACCCGGGAATGGAATTTTTCGCTGCTGTTCAGCACCGGCGGAATGCCCAGCTCGCACTCTGCCGTGGTTACTGCCGCGGCTGCGGGTGTGGGCTATTATACCGGCTTCAATACGCCCCTGTTCGGCCTGGCTTTTGCCATCGCTGTTGTGGTGATCTACGATGCCACCAATATCCGCCGCCAGGCCGGCTTCCATGCCCAGCAGATCAATCGCATTATTAAAGAAATGTTCGGTGGTGAAAAAGCACCGGTGGAGGAGTTCAAAGAATTGCGCGAAGTGCTGGGACACTCACCTATCGAAGCCCTGGGCGGTGTGATCCTGGGAATACTGGTCAACCTGGTATTCTGGCAGCTCTGGCCTTGA
- a CDS encoding HIT family protein, translated as MKYIQGDAAERACAFCLAAEREDGQENLVFHRGENLFMILNRYPYTSGHMMCVPFLHVSKLDDLTSEARCELMELVAKAVRVLSDVYKPEGFNVGMNLGSVAGAGIADHLHMHIVPRWGGDTSFISILSGTRVVPESLEVTYQKVKEAWERVD; from the coding sequence ATGAAATATATTCAAGGAGACGCTGCTGAGCGGGCTTGTGCCTTTTGCCTGGCAGCTGAAAGAGAGGATGGACAGGAAAACCTGGTCTTTCATCGTGGCGAAAATCTTTTTATGATTTTGAACCGCTACCCGTATACCAGCGGACATATGATGTGCGTCCCTTTTCTGCATGTTAGCAAGCTGGATGATCTCACCTCAGAGGCGCGCTGTGAGCTGATGGAACTGGTCGCAAAGGCGGTACGGGTATTGAGTGACGTGTATAAGCCGGAAGGTTTTAATGTGGGGATGAACCTGGGCAGCGTGGCTGGGGCAGGCATTGCCGATCACCTGCATATGCACATCGTCCCACGCTGGGGGGGCGACACGAGCTTTATCTCCATCCTGAGTGGTACGCGGGTGGTTCCAGAATCCCTGGAGGTTACTTATCAGAAAGTGAAGGAAGCCTGGGAACGGGTGGATTAG
- the xseA gene encoding exodeoxyribonuclease VII large subunit: MEQYSLFQPQNILSVSQLTGYLRQLIEDDDLMQDLWVEGEISNFSRPSSGHLYFTLKDSQSAIRCVMWRNSAARLTFEPREGLAVEAHGGMGVYETSGQVQLYVDTIRPAGEGLLFQEFLRLKAKLEAEGLFDPSTKQPIPTLPKVIGIVTSPTGAALQDMLNTLRRRFPVVEVVIAPASMQGVAAPGEIVAALELLNRQVKPDVILVGRGGGSIEDLWAFNDQAVARAVAASEAPVISGVGHETDFTLTDFAADLRAPTPTAAAEVATPDRVDLLGAITELSNRHTAYLNSRLSSLRWSLGQAHNTLARISPRYAINTYRQRLDEISLRLERAARVALERKTLHLAHLEQSLRSLNPRAVLNRGYAIVTRTSDGALVKRFDQVKPQDDIRIQVSQGTMDARILKTHQENKHDR; this comes from the coding sequence ATGGAACAATACAGCCTTTTTCAACCACAAAACATCCTCAGCGTCAGTCAGCTAACCGGGTACCTGCGCCAGTTAATTGAGGACGATGACCTGATGCAAGATCTGTGGGTTGAAGGTGAGATTTCCAATTTTTCCCGACCCTCTTCAGGTCACCTGTACTTTACCCTTAAAGACAGCCAGTCCGCCATCCGCTGCGTGATGTGGCGCAATTCAGCAGCACGCTTAACCTTTGAACCTCGCGAGGGATTGGCCGTCGAAGCCCACGGTGGAATGGGCGTCTACGAGACCTCCGGTCAGGTGCAGCTCTACGTCGACACCATACGCCCTGCCGGTGAAGGTTTGCTCTTCCAGGAGTTTCTGCGCCTGAAAGCCAAATTGGAGGCTGAAGGCCTGTTTGACCCGTCCACAAAACAACCCATCCCAACCCTGCCCAAGGTGATTGGCATCGTCACTTCACCAACGGGCGCTGCCCTGCAGGACATGCTCAACACCCTGCGGCGCAGGTTTCCGGTCGTTGAAGTGGTCATCGCACCGGCGTCGATGCAAGGGGTTGCAGCCCCGGGTGAGATCGTGGCCGCCCTGGAGCTGCTTAACCGCCAGGTCAAACCGGATGTGATTCTCGTCGGGCGTGGCGGCGGTTCGATTGAAGACCTGTGGGCTTTCAACGATCAGGCTGTAGCACGCGCCGTGGCTGCTTCGGAAGCACCGGTCATCTCAGGCGTCGGGCACGAAACCGACTTTACCCTGACCGATTTCGCCGCAGACCTGCGCGCACCCACGCCCACCGCCGCAGCCGAAGTCGCCACCCCGGATCGCGTTGATTTACTGGGAGCCATTACAGAGCTATCTAACCGACATACCGCTTACCTGAATTCGCGCCTTTCCAGCCTGCGCTGGTCGCTCGGACAAGCACACAATACCCTGGCGCGCATTTCTCCCCGCTATGCAATCAATACCTATCGCCAACGCCTGGACGAAATCAGCCTGCGCCTGGAACGTGCCGCCCGGGTCGCCCTGGAAAGAAAGACCTTACATTTAGCTCACCTGGAGCAATCTCTGCGCAGCTTGAACCCCCGCGCGGTGCTCAACCGCGGATATGCCATCGTCACCCGAACCAGCGACGGCGCCCTGGTCAAACGGTTTGACCAGGTGAAGCCGCAGGATGACATCCGCATCCAGGTCAGCCAGGGGACGATGGATGCCCGTATTTTAAAAACCCACCAGGAGAATAAACATGACCGATAA
- a CDS encoding ATP-binding cassette domain-containing protein, whose protein sequence is MPIEIKHASYTYFPGTIFEAPALQDLSLKIDDGDYVGIMGKTGCGKSTLIQLIAGLMQPLEGQIIIDGKDINARDYPREELRRKVGIVFQYPEVQLFETSVEKDVAFGLKHSGLSKTEIAENVRWAIETVGLDFEAIRAESPFSLSGGEKRRVAIAGVLAAKPKILIFDEPIVGLDPHGRAAFLELTGHLNATGATIIMVSHNADAIAENAQRVIVLEDGRLLIDAPAKHAFRDVTLLQEKGVGISPAREMAHLLSACGHPIPQDTIRYQELLPFLINLGKGASS, encoded by the coding sequence ATGCCCATCGAAATAAAGCATGCCTCCTACACTTATTTCCCGGGCACCATCTTCGAGGCGCCGGCGCTCCAGGATTTAAGCCTGAAGATTGATGATGGCGACTATGTCGGGATCATGGGCAAAACCGGGTGCGGTAAATCCACACTGATCCAATTGATCGCGGGGTTAATGCAGCCTTTGGAAGGGCAAATCATCATCGACGGCAAGGACATCAACGCCCGCGATTACCCGCGAGAGGAACTGCGCCGAAAGGTGGGCATTGTCTTTCAATATCCCGAAGTGCAGTTATTTGAAACCAGCGTTGAAAAGGACGTCGCTTTTGGATTAAAACATTCGGGATTATCCAAAACTGAAATTGCCGAAAATGTCCGCTGGGCGATTGAAACCGTCGGCCTCGACTTTGAGGCGATCCGCGCCGAATCGCCGTTTAGCCTTTCCGGCGGTGAGAAGCGGCGGGTTGCCATTGCTGGGGTTCTGGCGGCAAAACCAAAAATCCTGATCTTTGATGAACCGATTGTTGGTCTTGATCCCCACGGCAGGGCAGCTTTTCTCGAGCTTACCGGGCATTTGAACGCAACCGGCGCGACGATCATCATGGTCTCGCACAATGCTGATGCCATCGCAGAAAACGCCCAGCGCGTGATCGTACTCGAAGACGGTCGCTTGCTCATCGACGCCCCCGCAAAGCACGCCTTCAGGGACGTTACATTACTCCAGGAAAAAGGCGTTGGCATCAGCCCGGCCAGGGAAATGGCGCACCTGCTATCCGCCTGCGGTCATCCCATCCCCCAAGACACCATCCGCTATCAGGAACTGCTGCCCTTCTTAATCAACCTTGGCAAGGGGGCCAGCTCATGA